One Cellulomonas taurus genomic region harbors:
- a CDS encoding ROK family protein — protein MPTPSSSPYTLAVDCGGGGIKASVLDASGTLHAPAVRVPTPYPLPPERLVDTIADIAAQLPPSDRATVGMPGMIRHGVVVATPHYVTRSGPHTRVDPELVELWAGCDIRAAFERRLGVPTLVLNDAEVHGAGVVSGSGVELVLTLGTGLGSALFDGGRLAPHLEWSHAPIHRGTTYDEYIGQIQRARLGDAMWSRRVRRMIDGLRPVFRWDRLYLGGGNSRAVTATSLARLGDDVVIVPNQAGITGGVRAWQLRTD, from the coding sequence GTGCCCACACCGTCCAGCAGCCCGTACACCCTCGCCGTCGACTGCGGCGGCGGCGGGATCAAGGCTTCCGTGCTGGACGCCTCCGGCACCCTGCACGCCCCGGCGGTGCGCGTGCCCACCCCGTACCCGCTGCCGCCGGAACGCCTGGTGGACACCATCGCGGACATCGCGGCGCAGCTGCCGCCGTCGGATCGCGCGACGGTCGGGATGCCCGGGATGATCCGGCACGGCGTCGTGGTCGCCACCCCGCACTATGTGACCCGCTCCGGTCCGCACACCCGGGTCGACCCCGAGCTGGTCGAACTGTGGGCGGGATGCGACATCCGGGCCGCCTTCGAGCGGCGGCTCGGCGTGCCGACCCTGGTGCTGAACGACGCCGAGGTGCACGGCGCCGGGGTGGTCTCGGGCTCCGGGGTGGAGCTGGTGCTCACCCTCGGCACCGGCCTGGGCTCGGCGCTGTTCGACGGGGGCCGCCTGGCCCCGCACCTGGAGTGGTCGCACGCGCCGATCCACCGGGGCACCACGTACGACGAGTACATCGGCCAGATCCAGCGTGCCCGGCTGGGGGACGCGATGTGGTCCCGGCGGGTGCGCCGGATGATCGACGGGCTGCGGCCGGTGTTCCGCTGGGACCGGCTCTACCTCGGCGGCGGCAACTCCCGCGCGGTCACCGCGACCTCGCTGGCCCGGCTCGGCGACGACGTGGTGATCGTCCCGAACCAGGCCGGGATCACCGGTGGGGTCCGGGCCTGGCAGCTGCGGACCGACTGA
- a CDS encoding alpha/beta fold hydrolase yields MTPVVFVHGLRTSRTMWRFQQEALGRYGCPTVAIDLPGHGERRGERFTLDGAVQAVADGVRSVGGRAAVVGLSLGGYVAIRHAARHPEQVAGLVAASCCTRPLRLLLDGWTVLARGIARLPDAGAALNQRSVDAVLPAQAAIDVAAGGFALDVMDDVLGAMRSADPVADLRRVRAPVWLVNGRYDHFRGEERRFLAACSDGRLVIVPRATHLVSLSAPVGFTRVLLGAVDELSRSAAARPGPHR; encoded by the coding sequence ATGACCCCGGTGGTGTTCGTGCACGGTCTGCGCACCTCGCGGACCATGTGGCGGTTCCAGCAGGAGGCGTTGGGTCGCTACGGCTGCCCGACGGTGGCGATCGATCTGCCCGGCCACGGCGAACGCCGCGGGGAGCGGTTCACGCTGGACGGTGCCGTCCAGGCGGTGGCCGACGGGGTGCGGTCGGTCGGTGGCCGCGCGGCGGTGGTCGGGTTGTCCCTGGGCGGTTACGTCGCGATCCGGCACGCCGCACGGCATCCCGAGCAGGTGGCGGGTCTGGTCGCCGCGAGCTGCTGCACCCGGCCGCTGCGGCTGCTGCTGGACGGGTGGACGGTGCTGGCCCGGGGGATCGCCCGGTTGCCGGATGCCGGCGCCGCGCTGAACCAGCGCTCGGTGGACGCGGTGCTGCCGGCCCAGGCGGCGATCGACGTCGCGGCGGGTGGCTTCGCGCTGGACGTGATGGACGACGTGCTCGGTGCGATGCGGTCCGCCGACCCGGTGGCCGACCTGCGGCGGGTGCGCGCACCGGTCTGGCTGGTGAACGGTCGCTACGACCACTTCCGGGGGGAGGAGCGCCGCTTCCTCGCCGCCTGCTCGGACGGTCGGCTGGTGATCGTGCCCCGGGCGACCCACCTGGTGAGCCTCAGCGCTCCGGTCGGCTTCACCCGGGTGCTGCTGGGGGCCGTCGACGAGCTCAGTCGGTCCGCAGCTGCCAGGCCCGGACCCCACCGGTGA
- the rplQ gene encoding 50S ribosomal protein L17, whose translation MPTPTKGPRLGGGPAHERLILANLATALFEHKRITTTETKAKRLRPLAERLITFAKRGDLHARRRVMTTIRDKSVVHTLFAEIAPAVAERQGGYTRITKIGPRKGDNAPMAVIELVLEPLSPKQSVVREATKAAEKSAPKAEETPVETTTEAPAEETTEATEAPAEETAEGTTDDAAKA comes from the coding sequence ATGCCTACGCCCACCAAGGGTCCCCGGCTCGGTGGCGGACCGGCGCACGAGCGGCTGATCCTGGCCAACCTGGCCACTGCGCTGTTCGAGCACAAGCGGATCACCACCACCGAGACCAAGGCCAAGCGCCTGCGTCCGCTGGCCGAGCGCCTGATCACCTTCGCCAAGCGCGGTGACCTGCACGCCCGCCGTCGCGTGATGACCACCATCCGCGACAAGTCCGTCGTGCACACCCTGTTCGCGGAGATCGCGCCGGCCGTGGCCGAGCGTCAGGGTGGCTACACCCGGATCACCAAGATCGGCCCCCGCAAGGGTGACAACGCGCCGATGGCCGTGATCGAGCTCGTGCTCGAGCCGCTGTCCCCGAAGCAGTCCGTGGTCCGCGAGGCCACCAAGGCTGCCGAGAAGTCGGCTCCGAAGGCCGAGGAGACCCCGGTCGAGACCACCACCGAGGCTCCCGCCGAGGAGACCACCGAGGCGACCGAGGCTCCGGCCGAGGAGACCGCCGAGGGCACCACGGACGACGCCGCCAAGGCCTGA
- a CDS encoding DNA-directed RNA polymerase subunit alpha, with product MLIAQRPTLTEEVISENRSRFSIEPLEPGFGYTLGNSLRRTLLSSIPGAAVTSIRIDGVLHEFSTVPGVKEDVTEIILNIKNLVVSSENDEPVVMYLRKQGAGDVTAADIVPPAGVEVHNTDLHLATLNEKGKLEIELTVERGRGYVSANQNKAFEAEIGRIPVDSIYSPVLKVTYKVEATRVEQRTDFDKLIVDVETKAAISPRDALASAGKTLVELFGLARELNVEAEGIEIGPSPTDQALAADLALPIEDLQLTIRSYNCLKREGIHTVGELVARSEADLLDIRNFGAKSITEVKEKLAELNLSLKDSPLDFDPTAAAYYDGDEGDFTEDEQY from the coding sequence GTGCTCATCGCACAGCGCCCCACCCTGACCGAAGAGGTCATCTCGGAGAACCGTTCGCGGTTCTCCATCGAGCCGCTCGAGCCCGGCTTCGGCTACACGCTGGGCAACTCCCTGCGCCGGACGCTGCTGTCGTCCATCCCGGGCGCCGCCGTGACCAGCATCCGGATCGACGGCGTGCTGCACGAGTTCAGCACCGTCCCCGGGGTCAAGGAGGATGTCACCGAGATCATCCTCAACATCAAGAACCTGGTCGTCTCCTCGGAGAACGACGAGCCGGTCGTGATGTACCTGCGCAAGCAGGGTGCCGGTGACGTCACCGCCGCCGACATCGTGCCGCCGGCCGGTGTCGAGGTGCACAACACCGACCTGCACCTGGCCACGCTGAACGAGAAGGGCAAGCTCGAGATCGAGCTGACCGTCGAGCGCGGCCGTGGCTACGTGTCGGCCAACCAGAACAAGGCCTTCGAGGCCGAGATCGGCCGCATCCCGGTCGACTCGATCTACTCGCCGGTCCTCAAGGTCACCTACAAGGTCGAGGCGACCCGTGTCGAGCAGCGCACCGACTTCGACAAGCTGATCGTCGACGTCGAGACCAAGGCCGCCATCTCCCCGCGGGACGCACTGGCCTCGGCCGGTAAGACCCTGGTGGAGCTGTTCGGTCTGGCCCGTGAGCTGAACGTCGAGGCCGAGGGCATCGAGATCGGCCCGTCGCCGACCGACCAGGCGCTGGCCGCCGATCTGGCCCTGCCGATCGAGGACCTGCAGCTGACCATCCGGTCGTACAACTGCCTCAAGCGCGAGGGCATCCACACGGTGGGCGAGCTCGTGGCGCGTTCCGAGGCTGACCTGCTCGACATCCGCAACTTCGGTGCGAAGTCGATCACCGAGGTCAAGGAGAAGCTGGCCGAGCTGAACCTGTCCCTGAAGGACAGCCCGCTCGACTTCGACCCGACCGCCGCCGCGTACTACGACGGCGACGAGGGCGACTTCACCGAGGACGAGCAGTACTGA
- the rpsK gene encoding 30S ribosomal protein S11 — protein MPPKTRTGVRKPRRKEKKNISVGQAHIKSTFNNTIVSITDPSGAVISWASGGDVGFKGSRKSTPYAAGMAAEAAARKAQEHGMKKVDVFVKGPGSGRETAIRSLTAAGLEVGSIQDVTPQAHNGCRPPKRRRV, from the coding sequence ATGCCTCCCAAGACCCGTACTGGTGTGCGCAAGCCGCGCCGCAAGGAGAAGAAGAACATCTCCGTCGGCCAGGCTCACATCAAGAGCACCTTCAACAACACGATCGTCTCGATCACCGACCCCAGCGGCGCGGTGATCTCCTGGGCCTCCGGCGGCGACGTCGGCTTCAAGGGCTCCCGTAAGTCGACCCCGTACGCCGCCGGCATGGCGGCCGAGGCCGCTGCTCGCAAGGCGCAGGAGCACGGCATGAAGAAGGTCGACGTCTTCGTCAAGGGCCCGGGTTCGGGCCGTGAGACCGCGATCCGGTCGCTGACCGCCGCCGGTCTCGAGGTGGGCTCCATCCAGGACGTGACGCCGCAGGCGCACAACGGCTGCCGCCCCCCGAAGCGTCGCCGCGTCTGA
- the rpsM gene encoding 30S ribosomal protein S13, whose protein sequence is MARLIGVDLPREKRLEIALTYIYGVGRTRAKATLEATGISPDVRVKDLDDAQLVALRDHLEGNFKLEGDLRREVAADIRRKVEIGCYEGLRHRRGLPVRGQRTKTNARTRKGPKRTVAGKKKAR, encoded by the coding sequence ATGGCACGTCTTATCGGCGTCGACCTCCCCCGCGAGAAGCGGCTGGAGATCGCGCTCACCTACATCTACGGCGTGGGTCGCACCCGCGCCAAGGCCACGCTCGAGGCGACCGGCATCAGCCCGGACGTCCGGGTGAAGGACCTGGACGACGCTCAGCTGGTCGCACTGCGCGACCACCTGGAGGGCAACTTCAAGCTCGAGGGTGACCTCCGCCGTGAGGTCGCCGCCGACATCCGCCGCAAGGTCGAGATCGGTTGCTACGAGGGTCTGCGTCACCGTCGCGGCCTCCCGGTGCGCGGTCAGCGCACCAAGACCAACGCGCGTACCCGCAAGGGTCCCAAGCGCACCGTCGCGGGCAAGAAGAAGGCCCGCTGA
- the rpmJ gene encoding 50S ribosomal protein L36, translating to MKVKPSVKKICDKCKVIRRHGRVQVICENLRHKQRQG from the coding sequence ATGAAGGTCAAGCCCAGCGTCAAGAAGATCTGCGACAAGTGCAAGGTGATCCGCCGGCACGGTCGTGTCCAGGTGATCTGCGAGAACCTGCGTCACAAGCAGCGTCAGGGCTGA
- the infA gene encoding translation initiation factor IF-1, which translates to MAKKDGVIEIEGSVVEALPNAMFRVELTNGHKVLAHISGKMRQHYIRILPEDRVVVELSPYDLSRGRIVYRYK; encoded by the coding sequence ATGGCGAAGAAGGACGGTGTCATCGAGATCGAGGGCAGCGTGGTCGAGGCTCTGCCGAACGCGATGTTCCGCGTCGAGCTGACCAACGGTCACAAGGTTCTCGCCCACATCTCGGGCAAGATGCGCCAGCACTACATCCGGATCCTCCCCGAGGACCGGGTGGTGGTCGAGCTCAGCCCGTACGACCTGTCCCGCGGGCGCATCGTCTACCGCTACAAGTAA